In Halopseudomonas xinjiangensis, a single genomic region encodes these proteins:
- a CDS encoding GGDEF domain-containing phosphodiesterase, translating into MAFPHHAIPTSRQKDLRIRQLDLLYEYSRLPQWLIMLAALVTSVLVWDHVAHHLLIGWLLSLVVLALLRSQLVKRYHAANDTHRLRLRWRAMFYLGNLLTGLSLGIAQILMVPLDNFTVQAPVYGLASGAGICVAVIYANRFLAFATFVIPAFVPATIYLISQDDPTSPYWGMMGITLFGCILLAGAFVNRSSLRALVASEHSNALVTRLEEARVQAEGLNQQLAREIQQRRQAEQNLRESHDILEQRVEQRTAELEEAGHALRSNQAQLSLALEASELGLWDWDLASDRVYHSHVEEIFGLSADAVRSMEQDLRPLVHPDDAEPVRQALVRHLKDQTSAYRIEYRVRHADGRWVWVEDSGRAVERDDQGRVLRMIGTRRDITPRRHQAEAAQLAATVFEATSEGIFILDPQLNILTVNKAFSVITGYSADDAIGRRIINMGMEKDREDFDRLRKVLHDQDRWQGERIGQRRSGEQYPQWLQLAVVRDAHGQLTHYVGFFADLTTRRQTEEQVRYLTNYDPLTQLANRNLFTQRLSETTGRARKSGEQLAVMHIDLDRFKYINDTLGHDVADQLLRTVAKRLNDLVPDAEILARLSADEFVVIVEQRTAKDELVRLAEQLLEGLKHPVTIDGHELVVTASIGISQFPQTARDALLMITQANQAMQHAKHLGGNSFQFFTRDLQSYSLERLQLENQLRKALDENQLVVHYQPKLHLASDRIRSAEALVRWKHPQRGLIMPGEFIEMAEETGLILALGDIVLQQACAQASRWYHQGPTAIAVAVNLSVQQLRQSQFAQRVKGILEECDLPASMLELELTESMLLEHSDEVTRNVAELQEMGIRLSVDDFGTGYSSLAYLKRFPLHTLKIDRTFVSGLDEEGRDAAIVCAIIAMSHSLGLNVVAEGVEHHSQLAFLKANGCDEVQGYLISRPLPAREFTALLDSESSTSPTH; encoded by the coding sequence ATGGCGTTTCCGCATCATGCAATTCCGACATCGCGTCAGAAGGACCTGCGCATACGGCAGCTTGATCTGCTGTACGAGTACTCGCGTCTGCCGCAATGGCTGATCATGCTCGCCGCGTTGGTAACATCGGTACTGGTCTGGGACCACGTCGCCCACCACCTCCTCATCGGTTGGCTGTTGTCGCTCGTGGTGCTGGCTCTTCTACGCAGCCAGCTGGTCAAGCGCTACCATGCAGCGAACGATACCCACCGTCTGCGCCTGCGCTGGCGCGCGATGTTCTATCTCGGCAACCTGCTTACCGGGCTGAGCCTGGGTATCGCACAGATTCTCATGGTGCCGCTGGACAATTTCACGGTACAGGCTCCGGTATATGGGCTGGCCAGCGGCGCCGGCATCTGCGTGGCAGTGATCTATGCCAACCGCTTCCTGGCCTTCGCCACCTTCGTGATTCCAGCGTTCGTTCCGGCGACCATCTATCTCATCAGTCAGGATGACCCAACCAGCCCCTACTGGGGAATGATGGGCATCACCCTGTTCGGCTGCATCCTGCTGGCCGGTGCGTTCGTCAATCGCTCATCGCTGCGCGCACTGGTTGCCAGCGAACACAGCAATGCCCTGGTTACGCGGCTGGAAGAAGCCCGTGTACAGGCCGAAGGACTGAACCAGCAGTTGGCCCGCGAAATACAGCAGCGCCGCCAGGCCGAGCAGAACCTGCGTGAGAGCCATGACATTCTCGAGCAGCGCGTCGAACAGCGCACCGCCGAATTGGAAGAAGCCGGCCATGCGCTGCGCTCCAACCAGGCGCAGCTGAGCCTGGCGCTCGAGGCCAGTGAACTGGGCCTGTGGGACTGGGACCTGGCCTCCGATCGCGTCTACCACTCGCACGTCGAGGAAATCTTCGGGCTGTCGGCCGATGCGGTGCGCAGCATGGAACAGGACCTTCGCCCGCTGGTGCACCCGGACGATGCCGAGCCGGTTCGCCAGGCACTGGTTCGCCACCTCAAGGACCAGACCTCTGCCTACCGCATCGAGTACCGCGTGCGCCATGCCGATGGCCGCTGGGTGTGGGTCGAAGACAGCGGCCGCGCAGTCGAGCGTGATGATCAAGGCCGTGTGCTGCGCATGATCGGTACCCGCCGCGATATCACCCCCCGGCGGCATCAGGCCGAGGCCGCGCAGCTGGCCGCGACCGTGTTCGAGGCCACATCCGAAGGCATCTTCATTCTCGATCCGCAGCTCAACATTCTCACGGTGAACAAGGCGTTCAGCGTGATCACCGGATATTCCGCCGATGACGCCATCGGGCGACGCATCATCAACATGGGGATGGAGAAGGACCGCGAGGACTTCGATCGCTTGCGCAAGGTGCTGCATGATCAGGATCGCTGGCAAGGCGAGCGCATCGGCCAGCGCCGCAGCGGCGAGCAGTATCCGCAATGGCTGCAGCTGGCCGTGGTGCGTGATGCTCACGGCCAGCTCACCCATTACGTGGGCTTCTTCGCCGACCTGACCACCCGCCGGCAAACCGAAGAGCAGGTGCGATACCTGACCAACTACGATCCGCTGACCCAGCTGGCCAACCGCAACCTCTTCACCCAGCGACTCAGCGAAACCACCGGCCGTGCACGCAAGAGCGGTGAACAGCTGGCGGTGATGCATATCGATCTGGACCGCTTCAAATACATTAACGATACCCTCGGCCACGACGTCGCTGACCAGCTGTTGCGCACCGTCGCCAAGCGGTTGAATGATCTGGTGCCGGACGCGGAGATTCTCGCGCGGCTGTCCGCAGACGAATTCGTGGTGATCGTCGAGCAGCGTACGGCGAAGGACGAGCTGGTGCGCCTGGCCGAGCAGCTGCTCGAAGGGCTCAAGCACCCGGTGACCATCGATGGGCACGAGCTGGTGGTCACCGCATCGATCGGCATCAGCCAGTTCCCGCAGACGGCGCGTGACGCCCTGCTGATGATTACCCAGGCCAACCAGGCCATGCAGCACGCCAAACACCTGGGCGGTAACAGCTTCCAGTTCTTCACTCGCGACCTGCAGTCCTACAGCCTCGAGCGTCTGCAGTTGGAGAATCAGCTGCGCAAGGCGCTCGACGAGAACCAATTGGTGGTGCATTACCAGCCCAAGCTGCACCTTGCCAGCGACCGCATTCGCAGCGCGGAAGCGCTGGTGCGCTGGAAGCATCCGCAGCGCGGCCTGATCATGCCCGGCGAGTTCATCGAGATGGCCGAGGAAACCGGCCTGATCCTGGCGCTGGGCGACATCGTGCTACAGCAGGCCTGTGCCCAGGCCAGCCGCTGGTACCACCAGGGCCCAACGGCGATTGCGGTGGCAGTCAACCTGTCGGTTCAGCAGTTGCGTCAGAGCCAGTTCGCCCAGCGTGTGAAGGGCATTCTGGAAGAGTGTGATCTACCGGCATCGATGCTGGAGCTGGAGTTGACCGAGAGCATGCTGCTGGAACACTCCGACGAGGTAACCCGCAACGTGGCGGAACTGCAGGAGATGGGCATTCGTCTGTCGGTGGACGATTTCGGTACGGGCTATTCATCGCTGGCCTACCTCAAGCGCTTCCCGCTGCATACGCTGAAGATCGATCGTACCTTCGTGTCCGGGCTCGATGAGGAGGGTCGCGACGCGGCTATCGTCTGCGCGATCATCGCCATGTCACACAGTCTGGGGTTGAATGTCGTGGCCGAGGGCGTCGAGCATCACTCGCAGCTGGCCTTCCTCAAGGCCAATGGCTGTGACGAGGTACAGGGTTATCTGATCAGCCGGCCGCTACCGGCCAGGGAATTCACCGCACTGCTCGACAGCGAAAGCTCGACCAGCCCGACACACTGA
- the zwf gene encoding glucose-6-phosphate dehydrogenase, with amino-acid sequence MSIDSPLECDIVVFGGTGDLAMRKLLPALYYLHRERHLHPKTRIVALARAQHDVASYSRLMRRHVSQHVAKADFDSATWDAFAERFSYVSLDAAQRVAFPRLAKALGDQPGRVRVFYLATTPNLFAVIAQHLDSVGLANAGARIVLEKPLGESLSTANRINDEIGKVFDESRVFRIDHYLGKEAVQNLLALRFGNALFEPLWRNAHVDHVQISVLETVGVENRGDYYDRAGAMRDMMQNHLLQLLCLVAMEAPVHFEPEAVRNEKLKVLEALRPITGMDVQDRTVRGQYSKGSRAGETLPAYYFEKSVDHDSNTETFVALRAEVDSWRWAGVPFFLRTGKATSQRKSEIIVQFKSVPHRLFPQSNDQLAGNRLVIRLQPEESISLSLMAKSPGRGMLLQEVDLDLHFAEAFKRRRWEAYERLLLDVIQGDATLFMRRDEIEAAWRWVDPIIEGWQDCYRSPKRYAAGSRGPDAADSLLERSGHAWFDER; translated from the coding sequence ATGTCCATCGATAGCCCTCTCGAATGCGATATCGTGGTGTTCGGCGGCACCGGTGATCTGGCCATGCGCAAGCTGCTGCCGGCTCTCTACTACCTCCACCGCGAGCGCCACCTGCACCCGAAGACGCGGATCGTCGCGCTGGCCCGCGCCCAGCATGACGTGGCCAGTTACAGCCGGCTGATGCGTCGCCATGTCAGCCAGCATGTAGCCAAGGCTGACTTCGACTCCGCCACCTGGGATGCCTTTGCCGAACGCTTCAGCTACGTCAGCCTGGACGCGGCCCAGCGTGTCGCCTTCCCGCGTCTGGCCAAGGCGCTCGGCGACCAGCCCGGGCGAGTGCGGGTGTTCTATCTGGCGACAACGCCCAACCTCTTCGCCGTCATCGCCCAGCATCTCGATTCGGTTGGCCTGGCCAACGCCGGGGCGCGCATCGTGCTGGAGAAACCGCTCGGCGAGAGCCTGAGCACAGCCAACCGCATCAACGACGAAATCGGCAAGGTGTTCGACGAATCGCGGGTGTTTCGGATCGATCACTACCTGGGCAAGGAAGCGGTACAGAATCTGCTTGCCCTGCGCTTCGGCAACGCGCTGTTCGAGCCGCTCTGGCGCAACGCGCACGTGGACCATGTGCAGATCAGCGTGCTGGAAACCGTCGGGGTGGAAAATCGCGGCGACTATTACGACCGCGCCGGGGCCATGCGCGACATGATGCAAAACCATTTGCTGCAGCTGCTCTGCCTGGTCGCGATGGAAGCACCGGTGCATTTCGAGCCTGAGGCGGTGCGTAACGAGAAGCTCAAGGTGCTCGAGGCCCTGCGACCGATTACCGGGATGGACGTCCAGGATCGCACCGTACGCGGGCAGTATTCCAAGGGCAGCCGCGCCGGGGAAACCCTGCCGGCCTATTACTTCGAGAAGAGCGTCGACCACGACAGCAACACCGAAACCTTCGTCGCCCTGCGCGCCGAGGTGGATAGCTGGCGCTGGGCCGGCGTGCCGTTCTTTCTGCGTACCGGCAAGGCCACGTCGCAGCGCAAGTCCGAGATCATCGTGCAGTTCAAGTCGGTGCCGCACCGGCTGTTCCCGCAAAGTAACGACCAGTTGGCGGGTAACCGGCTGGTCATCCGGCTGCAGCCGGAAGAGAGCATCAGCCTGTCGCTGATGGCCAAGTCACCGGGGCGGGGCATGTTGTTGCAGGAAGTCGACCTGGACCTGCACTTCGCCGAAGCTTTCAAGCGGCGGCGTTGGGAAGCGTACGAGCGGCTGCTGCTGGATGTGATTCAGGGCGATGCCACGCTGTTCATGCGCCGCGACGAAATCGAGGCCGCCTGGCGTTGGGTCGATCCGATTATCGAAGGCTGGCAGGACTGCTACCGGTCACCGAAGCGCTACGCTGCCGGCAGTCGCGGCCCGGATGCGGCAGACAGTCTGCTGGAACGCAGCGGCCACGCCTGGTTCGACGAACGCTGA
- the hexR gene encoding transcriptional regulator HexR → MNLLQHIAASRQQLRKSELKVADHVLAQAAQVMHSSMADLAREVGVSEPTIVRFCRAIGCTGFQDLKLRLAQSLAAGANFGQFSISEDDSVDELSHKIFDTTLATLMDVRERLDPRATEQAIEALASARRVEFYGFGASGAVASDAQHKFFRLQVSTAAYSDPHMQAMSAVTLGPEDVAVAISQTGRTKDLLHTAGLVVDSGATLISLCPSQTPLAELARVHIPIDVPEDTDIYTPLSSRIAHLVVIDVLAMGLSMRRGPELVNHLKNVKRSLRGLRLSARAGQRSPDAQE, encoded by the coding sequence GTGAATCTGCTCCAGCACATCGCCGCCAGCCGACAACAGCTGCGCAAATCCGAGCTCAAGGTAGCCGACCATGTCCTGGCCCAGGCGGCGCAGGTCATGCATTCGTCGATGGCCGACCTTGCCCGCGAGGTGGGCGTCAGCGAGCCGACCATCGTGCGCTTCTGCCGGGCGATCGGCTGTACCGGCTTCCAGGACCTCAAGCTGCGCCTGGCCCAGAGCCTGGCGGCGGGTGCCAACTTCGGCCAGTTCTCGATCAGTGAAGACGACAGCGTCGATGAGCTGTCGCACAAGATCTTCGATACCACCCTGGCAACCCTGATGGACGTGCGCGAGCGGCTCGACCCGCGCGCCACCGAACAGGCCATCGAAGCGCTGGCCTCGGCGCGCCGGGTCGAATTCTACGGCTTCGGCGCGTCCGGCGCGGTCGCCAGTGACGCCCAGCACAAGTTCTTCCGTCTGCAGGTGAGCACCGCCGCCTACTCCGATCCGCACATGCAGGCGATGTCCGCCGTCACCCTGGGACCGGAAGATGTCGCCGTGGCAATTTCCCAGACCGGCCGTACCAAGGATCTGCTGCATACCGCCGGGTTAGTAGTGGACAGCGGCGCCACGCTGATCAGCCTGTGCCCGAGCCAGACGCCGCTGGCCGAGCTGGCCCGGGTGCATATTCCCATCGACGTACCGGAGGATACCGACATCTATACGCCGCTCTCCTCGCGCATCGCCCATCTGGTGGTGATCGACGTGCTGGCCATGGGACTGTCGATGCGCCGTGGTCCGGAGCTGGTCAACCATCTGAAGAACGTCAAGCGCAGCCTGCGCGGTCTGCGCCTCTCGGCGCGAGCCGGTCAGCGTAGTCCGGACGCACAGGAGTAA
- a CDS encoding peptidylprolyl isomerase, whose protein sequence is MPVAMARHILVKTEAEAAQLKKRLAAGEAFDVLARKHSLCASRKRGGDLGEVRPGQMVRAIDQIIFKKPLKTIHGPVKTQFGYHLVQVFYRD, encoded by the coding sequence ATGCCAGTAGCCATGGCGCGTCATATTCTGGTGAAAACCGAGGCCGAAGCGGCGCAATTGAAAAAGCGCCTGGCCGCGGGAGAAGCCTTCGATGTGCTGGCGCGCAAACATTCCCTGTGTGCTTCGCGTAAGCGCGGTGGTGATCTGGGCGAGGTGCGACCGGGGCAGATGGTGCGCGCCATCGACCAGATCATCTTCAAGAAGCCACTAAAGACCATCCATGGTCCGGTAAAAACCCAGTTCGGCTATCACCTGGTGCAAGTGTTCTACCGGGACTGA
- a CDS encoding GFA family protein: MRLEGSCHCGSVRFELDSAHPVPYQRCYCSICRKTQGGGGYAINLGGDATTLKVTGQEHITMYHAKMPDGSASSAERHFCHLCGSGLWLFSPDWPELVHPFASAIDTDLPVPPEHTHMMLGSRANWVEIDAGPNDKEFEEYPDESLAEWHERTGMTR; this comes from the coding sequence ATGCGACTTGAAGGTTCGTGTCACTGCGGCTCGGTTCGCTTCGAGCTCGACAGCGCCCATCCGGTGCCCTATCAGCGATGCTATTGCTCAATCTGTCGCAAGACCCAGGGTGGTGGTGGCTACGCCATCAACCTGGGCGGCGACGCGACGACGCTGAAGGTGACCGGTCAGGAACACATCACCATGTACCACGCGAAGATGCCGGACGGCAGCGCCAGCAGTGCCGAGCGGCATTTCTGTCATCTGTGTGGCAGCGGGTTGTGGTTGTTCAGCCCGGATTGGCCGGAGCTCGTTCACCCGTTCGCCTCGGCGATCGATACCGACCTGCCCGTACCGCCCGAGCACACACATATGATGCTTGGCTCGCGGGCGAATTGGGTTGAAATCGATGCAGGTCCGAACGACAAGGAGTTCGAGGAGTACCCGGACGAGTCGCTGGCCGAGTGGCACGAGCGTACCGGCATGACGCGTTGA
- the sodC gene encoding superoxide dismutase family protein, with the protein MKLKHCIVMCAALAAGVAQAAEREVTMHKVSAEGKHETIGVVRISETEHGLLFEPNLRGLEPGLHGFHVHQNPSCEPAEKDGDMTAAAAAGGHYTPENADQHEGPYADGHMGDLPALYVDENGNAEHPVLAPRLDKVSTIADRALMIHAGGDNYSDQPESLGGGGARVACGVISG; encoded by the coding sequence ATGAAACTGAAACATTGCATCGTAATGTGCGCAGCGCTCGCGGCTGGCGTAGCGCAGGCCGCCGAGCGGGAAGTCACCATGCACAAGGTCAGCGCCGAAGGCAAACACGAGACCATCGGCGTCGTGCGGATCAGCGAAACCGAACACGGCCTGCTGTTCGAGCCGAACCTGCGGGGTCTGGAGCCGGGTCTGCACGGCTTTCACGTGCATCAGAACCCCAGCTGCGAGCCGGCTGAGAAGGACGGCGACATGACCGCGGCGGCGGCTGCCGGTGGGCATTACACGCCCGAAAACGCCGATCAGCATGAGGGTCCTTATGCCGACGGCCACATGGGTGATTTGCCGGCGCTGTACGTCGACGAAAACGGCAATGCCGAGCATCCGGTCCTCGCCCCACGCCTGGACAAGGTCTCAACCATTGCCGACCGTGCCCTGATGATTCACGCCGGTGGCGACAATTACTCCGACCAGCCGGAATCGCTCGGCGGCGGTGGAGCTCGCGTGGCATGCGGGGTGATCAGTGGCTGA
- a CDS encoding response regulator, which yields MSKVLIVEDEALIAMLLEEMLADRGFEVAGQAATVEEGQDMAENLDFDAAILDVSLNGSYVFPIAERLDARGIPFVFTTGYGEAGLPKAWSDRPVFTKPYDIGELTEALTQLIPTSVS from the coding sequence ATGAGCAAAGTACTGATAGTAGAAGACGAAGCACTCATAGCCATGTTGCTGGAGGAGATGCTGGCCGACCGCGGTTTTGAGGTCGCCGGCCAGGCTGCCACGGTCGAAGAAGGCCAGGATATGGCCGAAAATCTCGACTTCGACGCAGCGATTCTCGACGTCAGCCTCAACGGCAGCTATGTGTTTCCCATCGCCGAACGGCTCGACGCCCGTGGTATTCCTTTCGTGTTCACCACTGGTTACGGCGAAGCCGGCCTGCCGAAAGCCTGGTCGGACCGCCCCGTGTTCACCAAACCCTATGATATTGGTGAACTGACCGAGGCACTGACGCAGCTGATCCCCACCTCCGTTAGCTGA
- a CDS encoding hybrid sensor histidine kinase/response regulator: MANTDVSFPLFLSGGGRMGELIRAYDWSETPLGAPDAWPQALQTLVSVILCSQQPMFIAWGPRHTSIYNDAYSEILGAKHPAALGHPFLQVWNEIADDLLPIVEQAYNGQPVHMDDITLMMERHGYREETHFSFSYTPVRDDSGDVCGFFCPCIETTSQVLTERRIKEENERQRQLFELAPGFIAAVTGPDHVFEFVNEAYRKLVGRSDLVGRTVREALPEIAGQGFLEWLDEVYGSGERVVQFEVPVRLRRGPEGELEQRYVDFIYEPVINDAGQVTGVLVEGHDVTNAHLAQEALKASEAQFEVLAQAMPNMVWTARPDGRIDWFNERAHQYTGLENGALTENVWAALIHPADFEASRESWLGALTSGTPYEDELRIRRHDGEYRWHLSRGLPIYGDDGLLLRWIGANTDIHDQKLAEETLRELNETLERRVAERTVQRDRVWRNSRDLLCVVNIDGTLRSVNPAWTDILGYEQAELEGRSFLDFVWPDDFSLSQSEHDKAANENLTNFENRFRHRDGSVRWISWHTYAEADAIYGYGRHISAEKEQAEALRHAEEQLRHAQKMEAIGQLTGGLAHDFNNILTGIIGSLELMLGRIAQGKTESLARYCMAAMGSAQRAASLTHRLLAFARRQPLDPKQVDSNKLLLSMEDLLRRTLGPLYDLRLRFDKGLWVTRCDPYQLESAVLNIAINARDAMPDGGFLTIETLNGAFDEPRPATPHDVPAGEYVMIRITDTGRGMSPEVIRRAVEPFFTTKPQGQGTGLGLSMVYGFARQSEGCLDIASEPGGGACMTLYLPRSHSPADPSPGPELTHAPSTRSTARVLVVEDEALVRELIVEALLDMGCEVVQATDGPAGLRAVRSKQPFELMISDIGMPGMNGQQLADQALQLYPALKVLMITGYAENATLADGFLKPGMGLMTKPFSVSALRRRVADMLQDA, encoded by the coding sequence ATGGCGAACACGGACGTGTCATTCCCGTTATTCCTGTCTGGCGGCGGCCGGATGGGGGAGCTTATTCGCGCTTACGACTGGAGCGAAACGCCACTCGGAGCGCCTGATGCCTGGCCGCAGGCATTGCAGACGCTGGTTAGCGTGATCCTTTGCTCGCAGCAACCGATGTTCATCGCCTGGGGGCCGCGACACACCTCGATCTACAACGACGCCTACAGCGAGATACTCGGCGCCAAGCATCCTGCCGCACTCGGACATCCCTTCCTGCAGGTTTGGAACGAGATTGCTGACGATCTGCTTCCGATCGTCGAGCAAGCCTACAATGGGCAGCCGGTGCATATGGACGACATCACGTTGATGATGGAGCGTCACGGTTACCGCGAAGAGACTCACTTTTCCTTTTCCTACACACCGGTGCGTGATGACAGCGGTGACGTCTGCGGCTTCTTCTGTCCGTGCATCGAAACCACCTCACAGGTGCTTACCGAGCGCCGGATCAAGGAAGAGAACGAGCGTCAGCGACAGCTGTTCGAACTCGCGCCCGGCTTCATTGCTGCAGTCACCGGGCCGGATCACGTATTCGAATTCGTCAACGAGGCGTACCGCAAACTGGTAGGACGCTCCGACCTGGTCGGCCGCACGGTCAGGGAGGCGCTGCCGGAGATCGCTGGCCAGGGCTTCCTCGAATGGCTGGATGAGGTGTACGGCAGCGGGGAACGCGTCGTCCAGTTCGAGGTTCCGGTCAGGCTGCGGCGCGGTCCCGAGGGCGAACTCGAGCAACGCTACGTCGACTTCATCTACGAGCCGGTCATCAATGACGCCGGACAGGTCACCGGCGTGCTGGTCGAAGGGCACGACGTCACCAATGCCCATCTTGCCCAGGAAGCACTCAAGGCCAGCGAAGCTCAGTTCGAAGTGCTGGCTCAGGCCATGCCGAACATGGTCTGGACCGCACGGCCTGACGGTCGCATCGATTGGTTCAACGAGCGAGCGCATCAATACACCGGGTTGGAAAACGGAGCGCTGACCGAAAACGTCTGGGCCGCGTTGATCCATCCTGCCGATTTCGAAGCTTCTCGCGAAAGCTGGCTGGGGGCCCTGACAAGCGGCACGCCCTACGAGGACGAGCTGCGCATCCGCCGGCATGATGGAGAGTATCGCTGGCATCTCTCGCGAGGCCTGCCAATCTACGGCGACGACGGCCTGCTGCTTCGCTGGATCGGCGCCAATACCGACATTCATGATCAGAAGCTCGCCGAGGAAACGCTGCGCGAGCTGAACGAAACGCTCGAGCGACGCGTTGCAGAACGCACCGTGCAACGCGACCGGGTATGGCGTAATTCGCGTGATCTGCTGTGCGTGGTCAATATCGACGGCACGCTCCGCTCGGTCAACCCGGCCTGGACCGACATCCTCGGCTATGAACAGGCGGAGCTCGAAGGCCGCAGCTTCCTCGACTTCGTTTGGCCGGACGATTTTTCCCTGTCACAGTCCGAGCACGACAAGGCCGCCAACGAGAATCTGACCAACTTCGAAAACCGCTTCCGGCACCGCGATGGATCAGTGCGCTGGATATCCTGGCATACCTACGCCGAAGCCGACGCCATCTACGGCTACGGTCGGCATATTTCTGCGGAGAAGGAACAGGCCGAAGCCCTGCGCCATGCCGAGGAGCAGTTGCGCCACGCGCAGAAAATGGAAGCCATCGGGCAGCTAACAGGCGGGCTCGCCCACGACTTCAACAACATTCTCACCGGCATCATCGGCTCGCTGGAGTTGATGCTGGGCAGGATCGCCCAGGGCAAGACCGAATCGCTGGCCCGCTACTGCATGGCTGCCATGGGCTCGGCGCAGCGCGCGGCTTCGCTGACTCACCGCTTGCTGGCCTTCGCCCGACGCCAGCCGCTCGATCCCAAGCAGGTCGACAGCAACAAGCTGTTGCTGAGCATGGAAGACCTGCTACGGCGCACACTCGGTCCGCTATACGACCTGCGGCTGCGCTTCGACAAGGGCTTGTGGGTGACCCGCTGCGATCCGTATCAGCTGGAAAGTGCCGTCTTGAACATCGCTATCAACGCTCGGGACGCGATGCCCGATGGCGGCTTTCTGACCATCGAAACCCTGAATGGCGCTTTCGATGAGCCGCGCCCGGCAACGCCGCACGATGTTCCCGCCGGGGAGTATGTGATGATCCGCATCACCGACACCGGCCGCGGCATGTCCCCCGAGGTGATTCGGCGCGCCGTGGAGCCCTTTTTCACCACCAAACCCCAGGGTCAGGGCACCGGCCTCGGGCTGTCCATGGTCTACGGGTTCGCCAGGCAGAGTGAGGGCTGTCTCGATATCGCATCAGAACCCGGTGGCGGCGCCTGCATGACGCTGTATCTGCCGAGGTCGCACAGCCCGGCAGACCCCTCCCCCGGGCCCGAATTGACGCATGCGCCCTCCACCCGCTCGACGGCCCGCGTGCTGGTCGTCGAGGATGAGGCGCTGGTTCGTGAATTGATTGTCGAAGCCCTGCTGGATATGGGCTGCGAGGTTGTCCAGGCGACAGACGGCCCGGCTGGGCTGCGGGCGGTACGCTCCAAACAACCCTTCGAACTGATGATCAGCGACATCGGCATGCCCGGCATGAACGGCCAGCAACTGGCCGATCAGGCGTTGCAGCTGTACCCGGCGCTCAAGGTATTGATGATTACCGGCTACGCCGAGAACGCAACACTGGCCGATGGCTTTCTCAAGCCCGGCATGGGCCTGATGACCAAGCCGTTTTCCGTCTCGGCGCTCCGGCGCCGCGTTGCGGACATGCTGCAGGACGCCTGA